One Brassica napus cultivar Da-Ae chromosome A5, Da-Ae, whole genome shotgun sequence DNA window includes the following coding sequences:
- the LOC106452641 gene encoding phosphoglucan phosphatase LSF2, chloroplastic: MSFAGSKSCIFSLTNHYKENDKSFRLNSINKPSIDPKRFPRNLGVSCKISGSNGAEENPGTNGVSLSSKNKMEDYNTAMKRLMRSPYEYHHDLGMNYTLIRDELIVGSQPQKPEDIDHLKKEENVAYILNLQQDKDVEYWGIDLDSIVKRCKELGIRHMRRPAKDFDPLSLRSQLPKAVSSLEWAVSEGKGRVYVHCTAGLGRAPAVSIAYMYWFCGMNLNTAYDAFVSKRPCGPNKGAIRGATYDLAKNDPWKEPFENLPENAFEDIADWERKLIQERVRANRGT, from the exons ATGAGTTTCGCTGGAAGCAAGAGCTGTATTTTCTCCCTTACGAATCACTACAAAGAAAATGATAAATCTTTCCGGCTCAATTCGATTAACAAACCATCGATTGATCCAAAAAGATTCCCGAGAAATCTGGGAGTTTCCTGCAAAATCTCAGGGAGTAATGGAGCTGAGGAGAACCCAGGAACGAATGGGGTTTCTCTCAGCTCCAAGAACAAGATGGAAGATTACAATACAGCTATGAAGAGACTAATGAGGAGCCCATATGAATATCATCATGATCTCG GCATGAACTATACATTGATAAGAGACGAACTGATCGTTGGGTCACAGCCACAGAAGCCTGAGGATATAGACCacttgaagaaagaagagaacgTTGCTTACATACTCAACTTGCAACAAGACAAGGACGTTGAGTATTGGGGAATCGATCTTGACTCCATTGTCAAAAGATGTAAAGAGCTTGGAATCCGTCACATGAGAAGGCCT GCTAAAGACTTTGATCCACTCTCGTTGAGAAGCCAGCTTCCGAAAGCTGTGTCTTCTTTGGAATGGGCGGTGTCGGAAGGTAAAGGAAGAGTTTACGTGCATTGTACAGCTGGATTGGGAAGAGCTCCTGCGGTTTCTATTGCTTATATGTATTGGTTCTGTGGCATGAAC CTGAACACGGCTTATGACGCATTTGTGTCAAAGCGTCCATGTGGGCCTAACAAAGGAGCTATACGTGGGGCTACATATGATCTGGCCAAGAATGATCCGTGGAAAGAGCCATTTGAGAATCTCCCTGAGAACGCATTTGAGGATATTGCAGATTGGGAGAGGAAATTGATTCAAGAACGTGTTAGGGCCAACCGTGGAACCTGA
- the LOC106452635 gene encoding cytochrome b-c1 complex subunit 8-1, mitochondrial-like has protein sequence MGKQPVKLKAVVYALSPFQQKIMTGLWKDLPEKIHHKVSENWISATLLVTPVLGTYWYAQQFQEQEKLEHRF, from the exons atGGGGAAGCAGCCTGTGAAGTTGAAGGCGGTGGTATACGCGCTATCGCCGTTTCAGCAGAAGATAATGACAGGACTTTGGAAGGATCTCCCTGAGAAGATCCACCACAAGGTCTCTGAGAATTGGATCAGCGCCACTCTCCTCGTCACCCCGGTCCTCGGAACCTACTg GTATGCTCAGCAATTCCAGGAACAGGAGAAACTAGAGCACAGGTTCTGA
- the LOC106452637 gene encoding superoxide dismutase [Mn] 1, mitochondrial-like yields MAIRSVLSRRTLSSLKESSSKLLGLRGIQTFTLPDLPYDYSALEPAISGEIMQIHHQKHHQTYVTNYNNALEQLDQAVNKGDASTVVKLHSAIKFNGGGHVNHSIFWKNLAPVNQGGGEPPKGALGGAIDTHFGSLEGLVKKMSAEGAALQGSGWVWLGLDKELKKLVVDTTANQDPLVTKGGSLVPLVGIDVWEHAYYLQYKNVRPDYLKNVWKVINWKYASEVYESECK; encoded by the exons ATGGCGATTCGTTCTGTATTGAGCAGAAGAACCCTATCCAGCCTAAAGGAGTCGTCTTCTAAGCTTCTGGGACTCAGAGGAATCCAGACCTTCACGCTTCCTGATCTACCCTATGATTACAGCGCGCTGGAGCCGGCGATAAGCGGCGAGATTATGCAGATTCATCACCAGAAGCATCACCAGACTTACGTCACTAATTACAACAATGCCCTCGAGCAGCTTGATCAGGCCGTGAACAAGGGAGACGCTTCAACTGTTGTCAAGCTTCATAGCGCCATCAAGTTCAACGGCGGAG GTCATGTGAACCATTCGATTTTCTGGAAGAATCTTGCTCCTGTCAAT CAAGGTGGTGGAGAGCCACCGAAGGGAGCACTTGGTGGAGCTATTGACACTCACTTTGGCTCTCTTGAAGGTTTGGTGAAAAAGATGAGTGCTGAAGGTGCTGCTCTTCAAGGCTCAGGCTGGGTG TGGCTCGGTTTAGACAAAGAACTTAAGAAGCTTGTGGTTGACACAACCGCCAATCAG GATCCACTTGTGACAAAAGGAGGAAGCTTGGTTCCTCTGGTGGGTATAGATGTTTGGGAGCATGCCTACTACTTGCAG TACAAGAATGTGAGGCCGGATTATCTGAAGAACGTGTGGAAAGTTATCAACTGGAAATACGCTAGCGAAGTTTATGAGAGTGAATGCAAGTGA
- the LOC106452631 gene encoding cellulose synthase A catalytic subunit 3 [UDP-forming], which translates to MSNSAGEQTCKICTENVGRAENGDPFVACDVCSFSVCRPCYEYERRYGNQSCPQCKHKYKRHKGSPAIPGDKDEDCFADDSASEFSYTENSQKEKISEKMLGWNLTRGKGKEVDHSDSDKEVSPNPIPRLIRKLEVSRESSAASLEGQSVSSTTAASRRTVDPVKDLGSTGLRNAAWRERVEGWKMKQENRFSPVRSQSASERGVYDSDATTNVSVDEALLNDEAARQPLSRKVSIRSSQINPYRLVITLRLIILCLFLHYRVTNPVPNAFGLWLVSVICEIWFAISWILDQFPKWFPVSRETYLDRLSLRYDRAGEPSQLAAVDIFVSTVDPLKEPPLVTANTVLSIMAVDYPVDKVSCYVSDDGAAMLSFESLAETSEFARKWVPFCNKYSIEPRAPEWYFALKVDYLKDKVHPSFVKDRRAMKREYERFKIRINALVSKAQKVPGEGWVMQDGTPWPGNNTRDHPGMIQVFLGQNGGLDAEGNELPRLVYVSREKRPGFLHHKKAGAMNALVRVSAVLTNGPFLLNLDCDHYINNSKALREAMCFLMDPELGKQVCYVQFPQRFDGIDKNDRYANRNTVFFDINLRGLDGIQGPVYVGTGCVFNRTALYGYEPPVKPKHKRASVLSRLCVVSRKKDSKSRKGSSKHSDSTVPVFNLGDIEEGVEAPGLDDDKTLLMSQMRLEKRFGQSDIFVASTLMENGGVPLYATPENLLKEAIHVISCGYEDTTEWGTEIGWIYGSVTEDILTGFKMHARGWRSIYCMPKLPAFKGSAPINLSDRLNQVLRWALGSIEILFSRHCPIWYGYGGRLKFLERFAYVNTTIYPITSIPLLMYCTLPAVCLFTNQFIIPEISNLASVWFLSLFLSIFATGVLEMRWSGVGIDEWWRNEQFWVIGGVSAHLFALVQGLLKVLVGIDTNFTVTSKASDENGDSAELYLIKWTTLLIPPTTLLIINLVGVVAGISYALNSGYQTWGPLFGKLFFAFWVIVHLYPFLKGLMGRQNRTPTVIVVWSVLLSSIFSLLWIRVDPFTSRFIGPDVKECGYNC; encoded by the exons ATGAGTAACTCAGCTGGTGAGCAGACTTGTAAGATATGTACTGAAAACGTTGGAAGAGCTGAGAATGGAGATCCCTTCGTGGCGTGTGATGTCTGCTCGTTCTCAGTTTGTAGACCTTGCTACGAGTATGAAAGGAGATATGGAAACCAGTCTTGTCCTCAGTGCAAGCACAAATACAAGAGACACAAAG GTAGTCCTGCCATTCCTGGAGATAAAGACGAGGATTGCTTTGCTGATGACAGTGCTAGTGAATTTAGTTATACAGAAAACTCACAGAAGGAGAAGATATCAGAGAAGATGCTTGGATGGAATCTTACACGTGGGAAAGGGAAAGAGGTTGACCACTCTGATTCTGACAAAGAGGTTTCTCCAAATCCTATTCCTCGTCTCATTAGAAAATTAGAG GTTTCTAGAGAGTCTTCTGCTGCTTCACTTGAAGGCCAATCTGTATCTTCTACTACAGCCG CAAGCAGAAGGACTGTGGATCCTGTTAAAGATCTTGGTTCAACCGGATTACGCAATGCAGCCTGGAGGGAGAGGGTTGAAGGGTGGAAAATGAAGCAGGAGAACAGATTCAGTCCTGTGAGATCTCAATCTGCTTCTGAAAGGGGTGTATATGATTCTGATGCCACCACTAATGTCTCCGTTGATGAGGCTTTGCT GAATGATGAAGCCGCGAGGCAGCCTCTTTCAAGGAAAGTATCGATTCGATCATCACAGATAAACCCTTACAGATTGGTTATAACACTGAGGCTCATAATCCTATGTCTCTTCTTACATTACCGTGTCACGAATCCAGTGCCAAATGCATTTGGTCTATGGTTAGTATCAGTGATTTGTGAGATATGGTTTGCTATATCATGGATTCTTGATCAGTTCCCCAAGTGGTTCCCTGTTAGCCGAGAAACATACCTCGATAGACTCTCTCTGAG GTACGATCGTGCAGGTGAACCATCACAGTTAGCAGCTGTGGACATTTTTGTGAGTACTGTTGACCCTTTAAAGGAGCCACCTCTGGTGACAGCCAATACAGTACTCTCTATCATGGCAGTAGATTACCCGGTGGATAAAGTGTCTTGTTATGTTTCTGACGATGGTGCTGCTATGTTATCATTTGAGTCACTAGCAGAGACATCAGAGTTTGCTAGAAAATGGGTACCTTTCTGCAACAAGTATAGCATTGAGCCTCGAGCACCAGAATGGTACTTTGCTTTGAAAGTTGATTACTTGAAAGATAAAGTTCATCCATCATTTGTCAAGGATCGCAGAGCTATGAAG AGGGAGTATGAGAGATTCAAGATCAGAATAAATGCACTTGTTTCCAAGGCTCAGAAAGTCCCTGGAGAAGGTTGGGTCATGCAAGATGGTACGCCATGGCCTGGAAACAACACAAGGGACCATCCAGGAATGATCCAG GTTTTCTTAGGACAAAATGGtggacttgatgcagagggcaACGAGCTTCCACGTTTGGTCTATGTTTCTAGAGAGAAGAGACCAGGTTTCCTGCACCACAAAAAGGCTGGTGCTATGAATGCACTT GTTAGAGTTTCAGCAGTCCTTACTAATGGACCTTTCCTATTGAATCTTGATTGTGATCATTACATAAATAACAGCAAGGCCTTGAGAGAAGCTATGTGTTTCCTAATGGACCCTGAACTTGGGAAGCAAGTTTGTTATGTCCAGTTCCCTCAGAGATTTGATGGCATTGACAAGAATGATAGATATGCTAACCGGAACACCGTCTTTTTCGAT ATAAATTTGAGAGGCTTAGATGGGATCCAAGGACCTGTATATGTGGGAACTGGCTGTGTTTTCAACAGAACTGCATTATATGGTTATGAACCTCCAGTTAAACCAAAACACAAGAGAGCAAGTGTGTTATCTAGACTTTGTGTAGTATCTAGAAAGAAGGATTCTAAATCTAGAAAGGGTTCTAGCAAGCACTCTGACTCAACTGTTCCTGTATTCAACCTTGGTGATATAGAAGAGGGTGTTGAAG CTCCTGGTTTAGATGATGACAAGACCCTCCTGATGTCGCAAATGCGTCTGGAGAAGCGGTTTGGACAATCAGATATTTTTGTTGCTTCAACACTAATGGAAAATGGAGGTGTTCCTCTCTATGCTACTCCAGAAAACCTTCTCAAAGAAGCTATCCATGTCATTAGCTGTGGATATGAGGACACAACAGAGTGGGGAACTGAG ATTGGTTGGATCTATGGTTCTGTAACAGAAGATATCCTCACCGGGTTCAAAATGCATGCACGTGGCTGGAGGTCGATTTACTGTATGCCTAAACTACCTGCATTCAAAGGATCTGCTCCTATTAATCTCTCTGATAGATTGAACCAAGTGCTTAGGTGGGCTTTAGGTTCAATAGAGATCCTCTTTAGTCGTCATTGTCCAATATGGTATGGTTATGGAGGGAGACTGAAGTTTCTTGAGAGGTTTGCATATGTCAACACCACGATCTACCCAATCACATCCATTCCTCTACTCATGTATTGCACATTACCTGCCGTTTGTCTCTTCACCAACCAATTCATTATTCCTGag ATAAGTAACTTGGCGAGCGTAtggtttctttctctcttcctttCGATTTTTGCCACGGGTGTGCTTGAAATGAGATGGAGTGGTGTGGGTATAGACGAGTGGTGGAGAAACGAGCAGTTTTGGGTCATTGGCGGTGTTTCAGCTCACTTGTTTGCACTCGTCCAAGGACTTCTCAAAGTGCTCGTCGGTATAGACACCAACTTCACAGTCACATCAAAAGCCTCGGACGAAAACGGCGACTCGGCTGAGCTTTACTTGATCAAATGGACGACGCTTTTGATCCCGCCGACGACTCTGCTGATTATAAACCTTGTGGGAGTGGTTGCGGGTATCTCTTACGCGCTCAACAGTGGGTATCAGACTTGGGGACCTCTTTTTGGTAAGCTCTTCTTTGCGTTTTGGGTGATTGTTCACTTGTACCCGTTCCTCAAGGGTTTGATGGGGAGACAGAACCGGACTCCGACCGTTATTGTGGTCTGGTCGGTGCTTCTTTCGTCCATTTTCTCCTTGTTGTGGATTCGGGTCGATCCGTTTACGTCTAGATTTATTGGACCGGATGTGAAGGAATGTGGATACAACTGTTGA
- the LOC106452633 gene encoding hydroxyacylglutathione hydrolase cytoplasmic, giving the protein MKIFHVPCLQDNYSYLIIDESTGDAAAVDPVEPEKVIQSAEHHHAKIKFVLTTHHHSDHAGGNEKMKQLVPGIKVYGGSLDKVKGCTDAVDNGDTLSLGQNINILALHTPCHTKGHISYYVTGKDGETPAVFTGDTLFVAGCGKFFEGTAEQMHQSLCVTLASLPKPTQVYCGHEYTVKNLEFALTVEPNNEKIQQKLSWARQQRQANLPTIPSTLEEELETNPFMRVNNPEIQEKLGCKSPIDTLREIRNKKDQWRG; this is encoded by the exons atgaagaTCTTCCACGTTCCCTGTCTACAAGACAACTACTCGTATCT GATAATCGATGAGAGCACCGGAGACGCGGCGGCTGTGGATCCAGTTGAACCGGAGAAAGTGATTCAGTCGGCTGAGCATCACCACGCCAAGATCAAGTTCGTCCTCACCACGCATCACCACTc GGATCATGCTGGTGGCAACGAGAAGATGAAGCAGCTGGTACCTGGAATCAAAGTCTATGGAGGCTCTCTGGATAAGGTCAAGGGATGCACTGATGCTGTCGATAATGGTGACACCTTGTCTTTGGGtcaaaatattaacatattagcTCTTCACACCCCTTg TCACACCAAGGGTCACATTAGTTACTATGTCACTGGCAAAGATGGAGAAACCCCAGCCGTGTTCACTGGAGATACACTT TTCGTTGCTGGCTGTGGGAAGTTTTTCGAAGGGACAGCTGAACAGATGCATCAGTCTTTGTGTGTGACTCTGGCTTCATTACCTAAACCGACCCAGGTTTACTGTGGCCACGAg TACACCGTGAAGAACTTGGAGTTTGCTTTAACTGTGGAACCAAACAACGAGAAGATACAGCAGAAGCTATCATGGGCCCGTCAACAGCGCCAAGCGAACCTTCCCACAATCCCTTCAACGCTGGAAGAAGAGCTCGAAACAAACCCGTTTATGCGCGTTAATAATCCTGAGATACAG GAGAAACTTGGTTGCAAATCACCGATCGATACTCTCAGAGAAATCAGGAACAAGAAGGATCAGTGGAGGGGCTAA
- the LOC106452634 gene encoding reticulon-like protein B16, translating to MRVVDMDSSSDIEGDSEGRNEGGGSTSDYRLLGRQVTVHQFMGGGKAADLLLWRRRNHSLGVIVLSTAAWLTFELSGLPFLSVSSDVLLIGIIISFVHAQVSSFRNRQTDSLPELVLSEEMVNSTAASFRVKLNHLLVMAHDVTVGNDFRLFFKVVICLWLLSAIGSYISFCTLVYIGTILSVTIPALYSKYQRKIDKCCGLIHRQLSHQYKLVDENVISKLSWSLSKDKDS from the exons ATGAGGGTTGTGGACATGGACAGTTCGAGTGACATCGAAGGCGATTCCGAGGGAAGAAATGAAGGAGGAGGATCAACGTCGGATTATCGATTGCTGGGTCGGCAAGTTACGGTGCATCAGTTCATGGGCGGTGGCAAAG CTGCTGACTTGCTCTTGTGGAGGAGAAGAAACCATTCCTTGGGGGTTATCGTTTTATCAACCGCGGCTTGGCTTACTTTCGAGCTTTCTGGATTGCCTTTCTTATCTGTTTCTTCAGATGTGTTACTGATTGGGATCATCATATCATTCGTCCATGCACAGGTTTCTTCTTTTAGGAACAG ACAGACGGATTCGTTACCAGAGCTTGTTCTATCCGAGGAAATGGTTAATAGTACTGCAGCTTCCTTCCGTGTAAAACTCAACCACTTGCTTGTAATGGCTCATGATGTTACAGTTGGCAACGATTTTCGCCTCTTCTTCAAG GTGGTGATTTGTCTGTGGCTTCTCTCTGCCATTGGTAGCTATATTTCCTTCTGCACTCTTGTTTATATCG GGACCATCTTATCTGTAACAATACCGGCTTTGTACAGCAAATATCAAAGGAAAATAGACAAGTGTTGCGGGTTGATTCACAGGCAATTGTCTCATCAATACAAGTTAGTTGACGAAAATGTTATAAGCAAACTCTCGTGGAGCTTATCCAAGGATAAAGACTCCTGA
- the LOC106452639 gene encoding adenine/guanine permease AZG1 translates to MEQELPSSTRTKPTLPNRLNTYVGSSRVGKRFKLSERNSTFTTELRAGTATFLTMAYILAVNASILSDSGGTCSVSDCVPLCSNPTIPPSQCTGPVLRLIQPDVTCKFDPVNPGYASCVEGIRKDLIVATVAASLIGCVIMGLMANLPLALAPGMGTNAYFAYTVVGFHGSGSISYQTALAAVFIEGLIFLFISAIGFRAKLAKLVPKPVRISSSAGIGLFLAFIGLQNNQGLGLVGYSPSTLVTLAACPTTSRASLAPVITSANGTVTLIPGGAVSGDIMCLHGRMESPTFWLGIVGFVIIAYCLVKNVKGAMIYGIVFVTAVSWFRNTEVTAFPNSPAGDAAHEYFKKVVDVHVIKHTAGALSFSGISKGHFWEALVTFLYVDILDTTGTLYSMARFAGFVDEKGDFEGQYFAFMSDASAIVIGSLLGTSPVTVFIESSTGIREGGRTGLTAITVAVYFFLAMFFTPLLASIPAWAVGPPLILVGVMMMKSVTEIEWGDMREAIPAFVTMIMMPLTYSVAYGLIGGIGTYVVLHLWDWGEEGMVRLGFLKRKVEEEDNSNGVAKISETHTSV, encoded by the coding sequence ATGGAGCAAGAACTACCTTCTAGTACTAGAACCAAGCCCACGCTACCAAACCGACTCAACACTTACGTCGGTTCAAGCCGAGTTGGCAAACGGTTCAAACTCTCCGAACGGAATTCAACTTTCACGACGGAGCTCCGCGCCGGCACGGCGACTTTCCTCACCATGGCTTACATACTCGCCGTGAACGCCTCCATCTTATCTGACTCCGGCGGCACATGCTCTGTCTCCGACTGTGTTCCCCTCTGCTCAAACCCAACGATCCCACCTTCCCAGTGTACCGGACCGGTTCTCCGACTGATCCAACCGGACGTAACCTGTAAATTCGATCCGGTTAACCCCGGTTACGCATCGTGCGTGGAAGGAATCCGAAAGGATCTGATCGTCGCCACCGTGGCGGCGTCTCTGATCGGGTGCGTGATCATGGGACTGATGGCGAATCTCCCTCTAGCGCTAGCTCCGGGGATGGGAACCAACGCGTACTTCGCTTACACCGTCGTCGGTTTCCACGGATCCGGTTCAATCTCGTACCAAACCGCTCTCGCCGCGGTTTTCATCGAAGGGTTAATATTCCTCTTCATCTCCGCCATAGGCTTCAGAGCGAAGCTAGCGAAACTCGTCCCTAAACCGGTCCGAATCAGCTCCTCCGCCGGAATCGGACTCTTCCTCGCCTTCATCGGTTTACAGAACAATCAAGGACTCGGTTTAGTCGGTTACAGCCCTTCCACTCTCGTCACTCTCGCCGCGTGTCCAACCACCTCACGAGCTTCTCTAGCTCCCGTTATAACGTCCGCTAACGGAACCGTTACTTTGATCCCCGGAGGAGCCGTTTCGGGAGATATCATGTGCCTCCACGGACGCATGGAGAGTCCAACCTTCTGGCTAGGCATCGTCGGGTTCGTGATCATCGCCTACTGTCTGGTGAAGAACGTGAAAGGAGCGATGATCTACGGGATCGTCTTCGTAACGGCCGTTTCGTGGTTCCGTAACACCGAGGTAACGGCGTTTCCCAACTCCCCCGCGGGAGACGCGGCTCACGAGTATTTCAAAAAGGTCGTTGACGTCCACGTCATCAAACACACGGCGGGAGCGTTGAGCTTCTCGGGGATAAGCAAAGGGCATTTCTGGGAAGCGTTAGTGACTTTCCTCTACGTGGACATTTTGGACACGACGGGGACGCTCTACTCCATGGCGAGGTTCGCCGGATTCGTCGACGAGAAGGGAGACTTCGAGGGGCAGTACTTCGCGTTCATGTCCGACGCGTCGGCGATCGTGATCGGATCGCTTTTAGGAACGTCCCCCGTGACGGTGTTTATAGAGTCCTCGACGGGGATACGGGAGGGAGGGAGGACGGGGCTGACGGCGATCACGGTGGCGGTTTATTTCTTCCTGGCGATGTTCTTCACGCCACTGCTGGCTTCGATTCCGGCGTGGGCGGTCGGGCCGCCGTTGATACTGGTGggggtgatgatgatgaagtcgGTGACGGAGATAGAGTGGGGGGATATGAGGGAGGCGATTCCGGCGTTCGTGACGATGATTATGATGCCGTTGACGTACTCGGTGGCGTACGGGTTGATCGGAGGGATAGGGACGTATGTGGTGTTGCATCTGTGGGATTGGGGAGAGGAAGGGATGGTGAGATTGGGGTTTTTGAAAAGGAAAGTTGAAGAAGAGGATAACAGCAATGGAGTTGCCAAAATTAGCGAGACTCATACGTCCGTTtag
- the LOC106452632 gene encoding LOW QUALITY PROTEIN: methylesterase 17 (The sequence of the model RefSeq protein was modified relative to this genomic sequence to represent the inferred CDS: deleted 1 base in 1 codon), giving the protein MLKRYTVSKKKNPLYMRLTYVTKTPKKTPKAPSRRNPIKSPALLMAEENQEETLVLKPRSKPPHFVLIHGISLGSWCWYKIKCLMEVSGFTVTCIDLKSSGIDPSSADSLTSFDQYNQPLTDFLSSLPEQEQVILVGHSAGGLSVTSSIHKFPKKISLAVYIAATMLKFGFQTDEDLKDGVPELSEHGDVYELGFGLGPKHPPTSALIKPEYRRKLLYHMSPQQECALAALLMRPGPVLALTTAKVEEKGQEVEDCVPRVYIKTLHDRVMKPEQQEAMMKKWPPREAYDVDSDHSPFFSNPFVLFGLLIKAAVSVGSTI; this is encoded by the exons ATGTTGAAACGTTACAcagtaagt aaaaaaaaaaatccactaTATATGCGCTTGACATATGTGACAAAGACCCCCAAGAAAACACCCAAAGCACCAAGCAGAAGAAATCCCATCAAATCTCCGGCGTTACTGATGGCGGaggagaatcaagaagaaaCCCTAGTCTTGAAACCAAGAAGTAAACCACCACACTTCGTGTTAATACACGGCATAAGCTTAGGATCATGGTGCTGGTACAAAATCAAATGTCTCATGGAAGTCTCTGGCTTCACCGTCACTTGCATCGACCTCAAATCCTCCGGCATCGATCCTTCCTCTGCCGATTCTCTAACTTCCTTCGACCAATACAACCAACCACTCACCGACTTCCTTTCCTCCTTGCCCGAACAAGAACAG GTGATACTTGTGGGTCACAGTGCAGGAGGGCTAAGCGTAACGAGCTCGATACATAAATTCCCTAAGAAAATCTCTCTAGCTGTTTATATTGCAGCTACAATGCTCAAATTCGGGTTTCAGACCGATGAAGATTTGAAAGat GGAGTACCTGAACTATCAGAACATGGTGATGTCTATGAGCTTGGTTTCGGTTTAGGACCCAAGCATCCTCCGACCAGTGCCCTTATCAAACCGGAGTACCGTCGAAAGCTCCTTTACCACATGAGTCCTCAACag GAATGTGCGTTGGCTGCGTTACTAATGAGACCAGGTCCGGTTCTGGCGCTAACGACAGCAAAGGTTGAAGAAAAAGGACAAGAAGTGGAGGACTGCGTGCCGCGCGTGTACATCAAGACGTTGCACGACCGGGTGATGAAACCGGAGCAGCAGGAGGCGATGATGAAAAAGTGGCCACCGAGAGAAGCGTACGACGTGGACAGTGACCATTCACCTTTCTTCTCTAACCCTTTTGTGCTCTTTGGTTTACTCATCAAAGCTGCCGTTTCTGTTGGTTCCactatctaa
- the LOC106454248 gene encoding putative leucine-rich repeat-containing protein DDB_G0290503, which yields MDPYTETGSVNLDSSLWPHASKSLPELLTEICQKAQKMLKLIKDGQPESTDIFLTFYQSLGESYNHLNQELLNGFLNFDIKPSSSDKNSVSFRSDSSPSLEFDLVSGVSYSSLKLNDEAEKKDQSAYMLADFFSDELRTALRDLEERNTLVGELESKLSDSNDKIKTLERELDECHELLEVSEVEVSKLNEMLTEKADNGADLLLNTLRAELRSRDVQIEQMEEYLNQVCVKDTELLSDDESGTNKSVVEELKSRVEELENQVEKQSDVISEREEEKREAIRELCFSLDHYKSRYTELVISLSGNN from the exons ATGGATCCTTACACAGAAACTGGATCAGTGAATCTTGATTCATCCTTGTGGCCACATGCTTCTAAGTCATTACCAGAACTCTTAACAG AGATATGTCAGAAAGCTCAAAAAATGCTCAAACTGATCAAAGATGGTCAACCTGAGTCAACAGATATTTTTCTTACCTTTTATCAGTCTCTTGGTGAGTCTTACAATCATCTGAACCAAGAGCTCCTCAACGGCTTCCTCAATTTTGATATTAAACCTTCATCTTCAGACAAAAACAGTGTCTCTTTTAGATCTGATAGCTCTCCTTCTCTGGAGTTTGATTTGGTGTCAGGAGTCTCTTACTCATCTCTTAAGCTGAATGATGAGGCTGAGAAGAAGGACCAGTCTGCATATATGCTTGCTGATTTCTTCAGTGACGAGCTTAGGACTGCACTGAGAGATCTAGAAGAGAGAAACACACTGGTGGGCGAGTTAGAGAGCAAGCTATCTGATTCAAACGACAAAATCAAGACTCTAGAACGCGAGCTCGACGAGTGCCATGAGCTTCTAGAGGTATCAGAAGTCGAGGTTTCGAAACTGAATGAAATGTTGACCGAGAAAGCCGACAATGGTGCTGACTTGTTGTTAAATACCCTGAGAGCAGAGCTGAGGTCGAGAGATGTTCAGATCGAGCAAATGGAGGAGTATTTGAACCAGGTGTGTGTCAAAGACACTGAGCTTCTGTCTGATGATGAGTCGGGAACCAACAAGAGTGTCGTGGAAGAATTGAAAAGTAGAGTTGAAGAGCTGGAGAATCAAGTGGAGAAGCAGAGTGATGTGATATCAGAAAGAGAGGAAGAGAAACGGGAAGCTATAAGAGAGCTCTGTTTCTCTCTTGATCATTACAAGAGCAGATACACTGAACTTGTAATATCACTTTCAGGCAATAACTAA